The proteins below are encoded in one region of Caldisericia bacterium:
- a CDS encoding DsrE family protein — protein sequence MKITIETMVPSYTYEDVDTAIKIIEAALNKGHEVRLFLFSDSVLAANSKVKPLRIDRNIPEKLKELIKKGLRVDICGICMDYRGVTQDMLIEGANPSGLPELAELIATTDVFINLMA from the coding sequence ATGAAGATTACAATTGAAACTATGGTTCCATCGTACACTTATGAAGATGTTGATACTGCAATAAAGATAATAGAGGCAGCATTAAACAAGGGGCATGAAGTAAGACTATTTTTGTTCTCAGATTCAGTTCTCGCCGCAAATTCCAAAGTTAAGCCATTAAGAATTGATAGAAACATACCTGAAAAGCTAAAGGAACTTATCAAGAAAGGATTAAGAGTTGATATCTGTGGAATATGTATGGATTATAGAGGAGTTACTCAGGATATGTTAATTGAAGGAGCCAATCCGAGCGGTCTCCCAGAACTTGCGGAATTAATTGCAACAACTGATGTATTTATAAATTTAATGGCTTGA
- a CDS encoding DsrE family protein: MKRILFVIYQSPCGSIWVNEGFRTAFGMYGEDLEPSILLMDEAVVSVAKETEPKKLGLLSLKMVQKYLKKYETKIYVVDEDLKKYKVKEIDEGYNPEIISLEKTKEIIHSNDFVIFM, from the coding sequence ATGAAAAGAATATTATTTGTAATATATCAATCACCGTGTGGCTCTATTTGGGTGAATGAAGGATTTAGAACAGCTTTTGGAATGTATGGAGAGGACCTTGAACCTTCCATCCTTCTCATGGATGAAGCAGTGGTTTCGGTAGCAAAAGAGACAGAACCCAAAAAGCTTGGCCTCCTTTCCCTCAAAATGGTCCAGAAGTATCTTAAGAAGTATGAAACAAAAATATATGTAGTTGATGAGGATCTTAAGAAATACAAAGTTAAAGAAATTGATGAAGGATACAATCCTGAGATTATATCCCTTGAAAAGACAAAAGAGATTATTCACTCCAACGATTTTGTAATATTTATGTGA
- the tusB gene encoding sulfurtransferase complex subunit TusB: protein MVIFVKYGLGHLIAERKMDLSKEGDTVVLIQNGVFWLLNKEKMGALKEKKVNIVALKDDFLSRGYKESDTTVPLISYDELITILEKDQKVLG, encoded by the coding sequence ATGGTTATCTTTGTTAAATATGGATTAGGACATTTAATTGCTGAAAGAAAAATGGATCTATCCAAAGAAGGTGATACAGTTGTGTTAATTCAGAATGGTGTTTTCTGGTTATTAAATAAGGAAAAAATGGGGGCTTTAAAAGAGAAAAAGGTTAATATTGTTGCATTAAAGGATGATTTCTTATCCAGAGGATACAAAGAATCGGATACCACAGTTCCTCTTATCTCTTATGATGAACTTATAACTATACTGGAGAAGGACCAAAAGGTGTTGGGGTAG